A single genomic interval of Deinococcus humi harbors:
- a CDS encoding tyrosine-type recombinase/integrase, whose protein sequence is MLCAHAGLRISEALALTGKDISLEGRALTVRHGKGGKQRRVVIGETLIRTLGRLPEQQDPLIGGSYLAAIERLRRLCLRAGVAYRGYHALRHYAGTRLTQEGASLDDVARHLGHSVLETARIYAKWSDESLRRRVGRW, encoded by the coding sequence TTGCTGTGCGCTCATGCTGGCCTCCGGATTAGTGAAGCGCTGGCGTTGACGGGCAAGGACATCAGCCTAGAGGGGCGCGCCCTCACGGTTCGACACGGCAAAGGAGGAAAGCAGCGGCGTGTGGTGATAGGGGAGACGCTCATTCGTACCTTGGGGCGCCTTCCCGAACAGCAAGACCCATTGATCGGTGGCAGTTACCTAGCCGCTATTGAACGTCTGCGTCGCCTCTGCCTCCGAGCGGGCGTGGCGTACCGCGGCTATCACGCCCTAAGGCATTACGCCGGCACCCGCCTGACCCAAGAGGGCGCGTCCCTTGACGATGTGGCCCGGCACCTGGGGCACTCCGTTCTGGAAACAGCCCGGATCTACGCCAAATGGAGTGATGAAAGCCTCCGCAGGCGAGTCGGCCGATGGTAG